The Rhodopseudomonas palustris genome window below encodes:
- a CDS encoding HugZ family protein — MQPTPDFSAPKLAKSLLRRRREGALATLMEKDGAPYCSLVNLASHPDGSPLLLISRLAIHTRNVLADPRVSLMLDERSAGDPLEGARIMLVGKVVAARPDELPLWRRRYLAAHPGAEGYIDFADFSLFKIESSGLHLVAGFGRILDLSPDRYLTDLTGAEALLEVEASAVEHINADHPDTMKLYATQLLGVGEADWRCTGIDPEGLDLQCERATLRLDFPSRVENSVALRDMLKRMADIARKTE, encoded by the coding sequence ATGCAGCCGACCCCCGATTTCAGCGCCCCCAAGCTCGCCAAATCGCTGCTGCGCCGCCGCCGCGAGGGCGCGCTGGCGACCCTGATGGAAAAGGACGGTGCGCCGTATTGCTCACTGGTCAATCTCGCCAGCCATCCCGACGGCTCGCCGCTGCTGCTGATCTCCCGCCTTGCGATCCACACCCGCAACGTCCTGGCCGACCCGCGGGTATCGCTGATGCTGGATGAGCGGAGTGCCGGCGACCCGCTCGAGGGCGCGCGGATCATGTTGGTCGGCAAGGTCGTTGCGGCGCGCCCCGACGAACTGCCGCTGTGGCGGCGGCGGTATCTCGCGGCGCATCCCGGGGCAGAGGGCTACATCGACTTCGCCGATTTCTCACTGTTCAAGATCGAGAGCTCGGGGCTGCATCTGGTGGCCGGGTTCGGCCGCATCCTCGACCTTTCGCCCGACCGTTACTTGACCGACCTGACCGGCGCAGAGGCGCTGCTCGAGGTCGAGGCTTCGGCGGTCGAGCACATCAATGCCGATCATCCAGATACAATGAAGTTGTACGCAACTCAGCTACTCGGCGTCGGCGAAGCCGACTGGCGCTGCACCGGCATCGACCCCGAAGGTCTAGATCTGCAATGTGAGCGTGCGACCCTGCGGCTCGACTTTCCATCTCGCGTGGAAAACTCTGTTGCATTGCGGGACATGCTGAAACGCATGGCTGACATTGCCCGCAAAACGGAATGA
- the bla gene encoding class A beta-lactamase, which produces MIDRRELMKAATGLAGLGLFGSSAALAADALADTCARLEAGSSGRLGVGVLDTASGRMIGHRLDERFPMCSTFKALAAGLVLARVDRRQDNLDRRVNYTKSDLVTYSPATEKHVEGGMTIAELCEAAVTLSDNTAGNLLLASFGGPAGLTAFARSLGDETTRLDRIETELNEALPGDPRDTTSPRAMAQTLRALTLADALSATSRAQLIAWLKANTTGGTRLRAGVPSGWVVADKTGTGDHGTANDVAVLWPPQRAPLIVTVYLTGAAVARDQQNKIIADVGAAVADAMRG; this is translated from the coding sequence ATGATCGATCGGCGTGAATTGATGAAGGCGGCGACGGGGCTTGCCGGCTTAGGCCTGTTCGGCAGTTCCGCCGCGCTGGCAGCCGACGCACTCGCCGATACGTGCGCGCGGCTCGAAGCCGGCAGCAGCGGCCGGCTCGGTGTCGGCGTGCTCGATACCGCCAGCGGCCGCATGATCGGTCATCGTCTCGACGAGCGGTTTCCGATGTGCAGCACCTTCAAGGCGCTCGCCGCCGGTCTGGTGCTGGCGCGGGTCGACCGCAGGCAGGACAACCTCGATCGCCGGGTCAACTACACCAAGTCGGATCTCGTCACCTATTCGCCGGCGACCGAGAAACACGTCGAGGGCGGCATGACGATTGCCGAGCTGTGCGAGGCCGCGGTCACGCTGAGCGACAACACCGCCGGCAATCTGTTGCTGGCGAGCTTCGGCGGGCCGGCCGGGCTCACGGCGTTCGCGCGATCACTCGGCGACGAGACCACGCGGCTCGATCGCATCGAAACGGAACTTAACGAAGCCCTGCCCGGCGATCCGCGCGACACGACCTCGCCGCGTGCGATGGCGCAGACTCTGCGCGCGCTCACGCTGGCCGATGCCCTATCGGCGACGTCGCGCGCGCAACTGATTGCTTGGCTGAAGGCCAACACCACCGGCGGCACCCGCCTGCGGGCCGGCGTGCCGTCCGGCTGGGTCGTGGCGGACAAGACCGGCACCGGAGACCACGGCACTGCCAACGACGTCGCCGTGCTCTGGCCGCCGCAGCGTGCGCCGCTGATCGTCACGGTGTATCTCACCGGCGCGGCGGTGGCGCGCGATCAGCAGAACAAGATCATTGCGGATGTCGGCGCCGCGGTGGCGGACGCCATGCGCGGCTGA
- a CDS encoding phosphoenolpyruvate carboxykinase yields MQETGVHNGAYGTDKFGLKNLKGVYWNFGAPQLYEHALKNSEAVLSSDGALVADTGVFTGRSPKDKFTVRDATTENTMWWGGNQSITAEQFETLYQDFLKHAEGMTLFAQDLYGGADPTFRIKTRVYTELAWHSLFIRTLLRRPERAELENFVPELTLIDLPSFRADPKRHGCRSENVVAIDFARKIVLIGGTQYAGEMKKSVFTTLNYYLPEKGVLPMHCSANVGPNGDTAIFFGLSGTGKTTLSADPNRTLIGDDEHGWGKDGVFNFEGGCYAKCIKLSAENEPEIYAASTRFGAVLENVVLGDIDRKPDFDDGSKTENTRSAYPLESIPNASLTGRAGQPKNVVMLAADAFGVMPPIAKLTPAQAMYHFLSGYTAKVAGTERGVTEPTPEFSTCFGSPFLPRDPSVYGNMLRELIAKHNVDCWLVNTGWTGGIYGTGHRMPIKVTRALLTAALDGSLRNVEFRTDPYFGFAVPTALPGVPSEILDPVKTWADKAAFDTTARKLVGMFQKNFAKFEAQVDAEVRAAAPDVKMAAE; encoded by the coding sequence GTGCAAGAGACGGGCGTGCATAACGGTGCTTACGGCACCGACAAATTCGGCCTCAAAAATCTCAAAGGCGTGTACTGGAACTTCGGTGCACCTCAGCTCTATGAGCACGCCCTGAAGAACAGCGAAGCGGTGTTGTCGTCGGATGGCGCGCTTGTCGCGGACACCGGCGTGTTCACCGGTCGCAGCCCGAAGGACAAGTTCACGGTGCGCGACGCCACCACCGAAAACACCATGTGGTGGGGTGGTAATCAGTCGATCACTGCCGAGCAGTTCGAGACGCTGTATCAGGACTTCCTCAAGCACGCCGAAGGCATGACCCTGTTCGCGCAGGACCTGTACGGCGGCGCCGATCCGACCTTCCGCATCAAGACCCGCGTTTACACCGAGCTCGCCTGGCACTCGCTGTTCATCCGCACGCTGCTGCGCCGTCCCGAGCGCGCCGAGCTGGAGAACTTCGTTCCCGAGCTGACGCTGATCGATTTGCCGAGCTTCCGCGCTGATCCGAAGCGCCATGGCTGCCGCTCCGAAAACGTCGTCGCGATCGACTTCGCCCGTAAGATCGTGCTGATCGGCGGCACTCAGTACGCCGGTGAAATGAAGAAGAGCGTGTTCACCACGCTGAACTACTACCTGCCCGAGAAGGGCGTGCTGCCGATGCACTGCTCGGCCAACGTCGGCCCGAACGGCGACACCGCGATCTTCTTCGGCCTGTCCGGCACCGGCAAGACCACCCTGTCGGCCGATCCGAACCGCACGCTGATCGGCGACGACGAGCACGGCTGGGGCAAGGACGGCGTCTTCAACTTCGAAGGCGGCTGCTACGCCAAGTGCATCAAGCTGTCGGCCGAGAACGAGCCGGAAATCTACGCCGCCTCGACCCGCTTCGGCGCCGTGCTCGAGAACGTCGTGCTCGGCGACATCGACCGCAAGCCGGACTTCGACGACGGCTCCAAGACCGAGAACACCCGCTCGGCCTATCCGCTCGAGTCGATCCCGAATGCGTCGCTGACCGGCCGCGCCGGCCAGCCGAAGAACGTGGTGATGCTCGCTGCCGACGCGTTCGGCGTGATGCCGCCGATCGCCAAGCTGACCCCGGCGCAGGCGATGTATCACTTCCTGTCGGGCTACACCGCCAAGGTGGCCGGCACCGAGCGTGGCGTCACCGAGCCGACCCCGGAATTCTCGACCTGCTTCGGCTCGCCGTTCCTGCCGCGCGATCCGTCGGTGTACGGCAACATGCTGCGCGAGCTGATCGCCAAGCACAATGTCGACTGCTGGCTGGTCAACACCGGCTGGACCGGCGGCATCTACGGCACCGGCCACCGCATGCCGATCAAGGTGACCCGCGCGCTGCTGACCGCGGCGCTCGACGGCTCCTTGCGCAACGTCGAATTCCGCACCGATCCTTACTTCGGCTTCGCGGTCCCGACCGCGCTGCCGGGCGTGCCGAGCGAAATCCTCGACCCGGTGAAGACCTGGGCCGACAAGGCGGCGTTCGACACCACCGCCCGCAAGCTGGTCGGCATGTTCCAGAAGAACTTCGCCAAGTTCGAAGCGCAGGTCGACGCCGAAGTCCGCGCCGCCGCGCCGGACGTCAAGATGGCCGCCGAATAA
- a CDS encoding response regulator transcription factor, producing MPTIALVDDDRNILTSVSIALEAEGYRIMTYTDGASALDGFRTTPPDLAILDIKMPRMDGMETLRRLRQKSDLPVIFLTSKDEEIDELFGLKMGADDFIRKPFSQRLLVERVKAVLRRSAPKDPAAAPKENDAKALDRGPLRMDPERHTCTWKNEPVTLTVTEFLILQALATRPGVVKSRNALMDAAYDDQVYVDDRTIDSHIKRLRKKFKAVDDEFEMIETLYGVGYRFKEI from the coding sequence ATGCCTACAATCGCTTTGGTCGACGACGACCGCAACATTCTGACTTCGGTCTCGATCGCGCTGGAAGCCGAAGGCTACCGGATCATGACCTACACCGACGGCGCCTCTGCGCTCGACGGCTTCCGGACCACGCCGCCCGACCTTGCCATCCTCGACATCAAGATGCCGCGGATGGATGGCATGGAAACGCTGCGCCGGCTGCGGCAGAAGTCAGACCTGCCGGTGATCTTCCTCACCTCCAAGGACGAGGAGATCGACGAGCTGTTCGGCCTGAAGATGGGCGCCGACGATTTCATCCGGAAGCCGTTCTCGCAGCGGCTGCTGGTGGAGCGCGTCAAGGCCGTGCTGCGGCGCTCGGCGCCGAAGGACCCGGCGGCGGCTCCGAAGGAGAACGACGCCAAGGCGCTCGACCGCGGCCCGCTGCGGATGGACCCGGAGCGCCATACCTGCACCTGGAAGAACGAGCCGGTGACCCTGACGGTCACCGAATTCCTGATCCTGCAGGCGCTGGCGACCCGGCCCGGCGTGGTGAAGAGCCGCAATGCCTTGATGGACGCAGCCTATGACGACCAAGTCTATGTCGACGACCGAACCATCGACAGCCACATCAAGCGGCTGCGCAAGAAGTTCAAGGCGGTCGACGACGAGTTCGAGATGATCGAGACGCTGTACGGCGTCGGCTATCGTTTCAAGGAAATCTGA